A single genomic interval of Coregonus clupeaformis isolate EN_2021a chromosome 36, ASM2061545v1, whole genome shotgun sequence harbors:
- the LOC121552255 gene encoding cytochrome c oxidase subunit 7A2, mitochondrial, whose amino-acid sequence MYRHIQALQHVSRRTLSSSARRQVENKVPQKQKHYQEDNGIPIHLKGGVSDAILYRTTMALTILGSAYVIYELVCAAFPKKKE is encoded by the exons ATGTACCGACACATTCAA GCGCTTCAGCATGTGTCGCGGCGGACGCTGAGCAGCAGCGCCCGCAGGCAGGTGGAAAACAAGGTCCCACAGAAGCAGAAGCATTACCAG GAAGACAATGGGATTCCAATTCATTTGAAAGGTGGTGTCAGTGATGCTATCCTGTACAGAACAACAATGGCACTCACTATTCTGG GATCTGCATATGTCATATATGAACTGGTTTGTGCAGCTTTCCCTAAGAAGAAGGAGTGA
- the LOC121552249 gene encoding cell cycle control protein 50A has protein sequence MASSYNAKEEDGHVAVPGGGTIQNKKPDNTAFKQQRLPAWQPILTAGTVLPAFFVIGLIFIPIGIGLYVTSNNIKEFEIDYTGTDMSSPCFNCSQSFSWNSTRPCTCALPFSLEQPFESNVFMYYGLSNFYQNHRRYVKSRDDSQLNGDTTSLMNPSKECEPYARNEKMPIAPCGAIANSMFNDTLDLYYIDPNGTRIQIPLMKKGIAWWTDKHVKFRNPGGNPNLTSAFQGTTKPINWRKPVYELDTDAENNGFINEDFIVWMRTAALPTFRKLYRIIQKKNNMTPTLPRGNYTLEVTYNYPVRSFEGRKRVILSTISWMGGKNPFLGIAYITVGSVCFFLGVVLLIIHHKYGSRNNTADIPN, from the exons ATGGCGTCGAGCTACAACGCGAAGGAAGAAGACGGTCACGTCGCCGTACCTGGCGGTGGGACCATCCAGAATAAAAAGCCCGATAACACAGCGTTTAAACAACAACGATTACCTGCTTGGCAACCCATCCTGACAGCGGGCACAGTTCTTCCAGCTTTCTTCGTTATCGGTCTCATCTTCATTCCCATTGGTATCGGCCTCTACGTCACGTCAAACAACATCAAGGAGTTCGAG ATTGATTATACTGGGACTGACATGTCCAGCCCATGCTTCAACTGCTCCCAGAGCTTTAGTTGGAACAGCACAAGACCATGCACCTGTGCACTGCCCTTCTCTCTGGAACAGCCTTTTGAA AGCAATGTATTCATGTATTATGGCCTGTCCAACTTCTACCAAAATCACCGGCGCTATGTCAAGTCCAGGGATGACAGCCAACTGAATGGTGACACCACCTCTCTAATG AACCCTAGTAAGGAGTGTGAGCCCTATGCTCGCAATGAAAAAATGCCAATTGCTCCCTGTGGTGCCATCGCCAACAGCATGTTTAACG ACACTTTGGATCTGTATTACATTGACCCTAATGGCACAAGAATCCAAATTCCTCTGATGAAGAAGGGGATTGCTTGGTGGACAGACAAGCATGTGAAGTTCAGGAATCCAGGAGGCAACCCCAACCTCACAAGTGCTTTTCAAG GTACAACCAAGCCGATCAACTGGCGCAAGCCTGTCTATGAACTAGACACAGACGCTGAGAATAATGGCTTCATCAATGAGGACTTCATTGTGTGGATGCGCACAGCTGCCCTCCCCACCTTCCGTAAGCTGTACCGTATTATCCAGAAGAAGAACAACATGACGCCGACTCTTCCCCGTGGCAACTACACCCTGGAAGTCACCTACA ACTATCCTGTTCGTAGCTTTGAGGGCCGGAAGCGTGTGATCCTGAGCACCATCTCCTGGATGGGGGGCAAGAACCCTTTCTTGGGCATCGCTTACATCACTGTGGGCTCCGTCTGCTTCTTCCTGGGAGTGGTCCTCCTCATCATCCACCACAAATATGGCAGCCGCAACAACACTGCTGACATCCCTAACTAA